In Aliarcobacter faecis, a genomic segment contains:
- a CDS encoding CNNM domain-containing protein — translation MDPDIQSILMLIVALLLVFLNGFFVLSEFAIVKVRKTKLEEFVKQGKKSAVLALKMSNSLDTYLSATQLGITFSSLALGWIGEPALAKLIESNVSFLANNPVLLHSISFIFAFSIVTFLHVVFGEIVPKSIAIAKAESMVLYIARPLYLFWVVFYPLIRFFDIVAASVLRVLGVKPATEHELAHSEEELRIIVNESFKGGHIDSIESEIIKNAVDFSETVAKEIMTPRKDMVCINSEKSLEENIQRLTSTRHTRYPYCHGGKDNITGMIHTRDLLNNALEGKDIDISKFVRPIIMVPENTSISNILTRMNKSRIHLALVVDEYGGTSGLITLDDIIEEIIGETTDEHDPKNESILKIDDNSYELDGMVNIEKVEEILDINFDENETSITIGGRILNLIGQLPVAGETIEDKDCIYKILEINNNRIKKILCSKKVVENQENS, via the coding sequence TTGGATCCCGATATACAATCCATTTTGATGTTGATTGTTGCACTATTATTAGTGTTTTTGAATGGTTTTTTCGTTCTTTCTGAGTTTGCAATTGTAAAAGTTAGAAAAACTAAATTAGAAGAGTTTGTAAAACAAGGTAAAAAAAGTGCTGTTTTAGCTCTAAAAATGTCTAATTCTCTTGATACTTACTTAAGTGCTACTCAATTAGGAATTACTTTTTCTTCTCTTGCTTTAGGTTGGATTGGTGAGCCTGCTTTAGCAAAACTTATAGAATCAAATGTATCTTTTCTTGCAAATAATCCAGTTTTATTACACTCTATTAGCTTTATATTTGCTTTTTCAATAGTTACATTTTTACATGTAGTTTTTGGTGAAATTGTTCCTAAATCTATTGCTATTGCAAAAGCAGAATCTATGGTTTTATATATTGCAAGACCTTTATATCTTTTTTGGGTAGTTTTTTATCCATTAATTCGTTTCTTTGATATTGTTGCTGCTTCTGTTCTTAGAGTATTAGGTGTAAAACCAGCAACAGAACATGAGTTAGCTCACTCTGAAGAAGAACTTAGAATTATTGTAAATGAGAGCTTTAAAGGTGGTCATATTGATTCAATTGAGAGTGAAATTATCAAAAATGCAGTTGATTTTTCGGAAACTGTTGCAAAAGAGATTATGACTCCAAGAAAAGATATGGTTTGTATAAATTCTGAAAAAAGTCTTGAAGAAAATATACAAAGATTAACTTCTACAAGACATACAAGATACCCATATTGTCATGGTGGGAAAGATAATATCACAGGAATGATTCATACTAGAGATTTATTAAATAATGCTTTAGAGGGAAAAGATATAGATATATCAAAATTTGTTAGACCAATTATTATGGTTCCAGAAAATACTTCTATTTCGAATATTTTAACAAGAATGAATAAAAGTAGAATACATCTAGCTCTTGTTGTTGATGAGTATGGTGGAACTTCTGGTTTAATTACTCTTGATGATATTATTGAAGAAATTATTGGGGAAACAACAGATGAACATGACCCAAAGAATGAGTCTATTTTAAAAATTGATGATAATAGTTATGAACTAGATGGTATGGTAAATATTGAAAAAGTTGAAGAGATTTTAGATATAAACTTTGATGAAAATGAGACTTCTATAACAATTGGTGGAAGGATTTTAAATCTTATAGGACAGTTACCAGTAGCTGGAGAGACAATAGAAGATAAAGATTGTATCTATAAAATTTTAGAGATTAATAACAATCGTATTAAAAAAATTTTATGTAGTAAAAAAGTAGTTGAAAATCAGGAAAATAGCTAA
- a CDS encoding endonuclease MutS2 produces the protein MENLIKKLDLNDYITSFSKLFAREKSIILEGDINIHYKIISELSNYNFNPPKNVITLDSQLMHIQKQGVLRVYEIYEFIKIINYFLYLKRFNFEGKLLEWMEKIVIPNDIIKVCDYFDEYSKLKSGINEDYDNIKEAINRNKEEIKQNLYKLVNSSKLKPYLVDMQVHFINQEECLLVRGGFNHALNASVIDRSNAGFFYVVPHSISELKQKRSDLENKQEEILYKICKDISHIFEKNLLFLKFINKEFDKFDHYQARIFFAQIGDKNFILPSKDNINRLVDFSHPALANAKPITVDFSKKVIMLTGVNAGGKTMMLKSILSAIFLSKYLLPYKAHKSTVVSNFKSINAVLDDPQSVKNDISTFAGRMLEFSKFFELKNAIVGVDEIELGTDSDEAASLFKVIIEDLIKNDIKIIITTHHKRLAALMAANPDVELIAALYDEENQRPTYEFLQGTIGKSYAFETALRYKIPKGVVQRAKEVYGEDKDRLNELIERSSELEREYKQKIIKLNSEIDTYQRLSNNLKEQKEELDTHILKEKSKLHKEYKDARDEAKKAIKTKLIEDSHRHLNISHKLVSQIEVEKVEDDTLALELKVGDRVKYRNTKGNILSIKGSKAFIQNDDGIKMQVLLTDLKRSGNPPPKPKKKVSVNISKPQSGDIKLDLHGQRVEEAMENLDKFLSDALLAGFEEVLVYHGIGAGKLALATKEFLKKHPKVKSFEDAHPSSGGFGAKVVKL, from the coding sequence ATGGAAAATTTAATAAAAAAACTAGACTTAAATGACTATATTACAAGCTTTTCTAAGCTTTTTGCAAGAGAGAAATCTATTATTCTTGAGGGTGATATAAATATTCACTATAAAATTATTAGTGAGTTATCAAACTACAATTTTAATCCTCCAAAAAATGTAATAACTCTAGATTCACAACTTATGCATATACAAAAACAGGGTGTTCTAAGAGTATATGAAATTTATGAATTTATAAAAATAATAAACTATTTTTTATATCTAAAGAGATTTAATTTTGAAGGAAAATTGCTTGAATGGATGGAAAAAATAGTAATTCCAAATGATATTATAAAAGTTTGTGACTATTTTGATGAATATTCAAAGTTGAAAAGTGGAATAAATGAAGATTATGACAATATAAAAGAGGCTATAAATAGGAATAAAGAAGAGATAAAACAAAACCTCTATAAACTTGTAAACTCTTCTAAATTAAAACCTTATTTAGTTGATATGCAAGTTCATTTTATAAACCAAGAAGAGTGTTTATTGGTTCGAGGTGGTTTTAATCATGCCTTAAATGCAAGTGTTATAGACCGTTCAAATGCAGGATTTTTCTATGTAGTTCCACATAGTATTAGTGAGTTAAAACAAAAAAGAAGTGATTTAGAAAATAAACAAGAGGAGATTTTATATAAGATTTGTAAAGACATTTCTCATATTTTTGAAAAAAATCTTCTATTTTTAAAGTTTATAAATAAAGAGTTTGATAAATTTGACCATTACCAAGCTAGAATATTTTTTGCTCAAATTGGTGATAAAAACTTTATTTTACCTTCAAAAGATAATATAAATAGGCTTGTAGATTTTTCTCATCCAGCCCTAGCAAATGCAAAACCAATAACAGTTGATTTTTCGAAAAAGGTTATTATGCTAACAGGTGTAAATGCTGGTGGAAAAACTATGATGTTAAAATCTATTTTGAGTGCTATTTTTTTATCAAAATATTTACTTCCTTATAAGGCACATAAATCTACAGTTGTAAGTAATTTTAAATCAATAAATGCTGTTTTAGATGACCCTCAAAGTGTTAAAAATGATATTTCAACTTTTGCAGGAAGAATGCTAGAGTTTTCTAAATTTTTTGAACTAAAAAATGCAATAGTTGGAGTTGATGAGATAGAACTTGGAACTGATTCAGATGAAGCTGCAAGTCTATTTAAAGTAATTATTGAAGATTTAATAAAAAATGATATAAAAATAATTATTACAACTCACCATAAAAGATTGGCAGCTTTAATGGCTGCAAATCCTGATGTAGAACTAATAGCAGCACTTTATGATGAAGAGAATCAAAGACCAACTTATGAGTTTTTACAAGGAACTATTGGAAAATCTTATGCTTTTGAGACTGCTTTAAGATACAAAATTCCAAAAGGAGTAGTTCAAAGAGCAAAAGAGGTTTATGGAGAAGATAAAGATAGATTAAATGAGTTAATCGAAAGAAGTAGTGAACTTGAAAGAGAGTATAAACAAAAAATTATAAAACTAAATAGTGAAATAGATACTTATCAAAGATTGTCAAATAATCTAAAAGAGCAAAAAGAAGAGCTTGATACTCATATTTTAAAAGAGAAATCAAAACTTCATAAAGAGTATAAAGATGCAAGAGATGAGGCAAAAAAAGCTATAAAAACAAAACTTATAGAAGATTCCCATAGACATTTAAATATTTCACATAAATTAGTTAGTCAAATTGAAGTTGAAAAAGTCGAAGATGATACTCTTGCTTTGGAGCTAAAAGTAGGAGATAGAGTAAAATATAGAAATACAAAAGGAAATATTTTATCAATTAAAGGTTCTAAAGCTTTTATACAAAATGATGATGGAATAAAAATGCAAGTGCTTTTAACTGATTTAAAAAGAAGTGGAAATCCTCCTCCAAAACCAAAGAAAAAGGTAAGTGTAAATATCTCAAAACCTCAAAGTGGTGATATAAAACTAGATTTACATGGGCAAAGAGTAGAAGAGGCTATGGAAAATCTTGATAAATTTTTAAGTGATGCTTTATTAGCTGGATTTGAAGAGGTCTTAGTTTATCATGGGATTGGAGCTGGAAAACTAGCTCTTGCAACTAAAGAGTTTTTGAAAAAGCATCCAAAAGTAAAAAGTTTTGAAGATGCTCATCCAAGTAGTGGTGGGTTTGGGGCAAAGGTTGTAAAACTTTAA
- a CDS encoding NAD(P)H-dependent oxidoreductase, producing the protein MKKVLINVVHPKLEAESRVNKTLIDFVQNESEITVNNLYSKYPDFKIDVEAEQKLLLENDIIIFQFPMYWLSSPSLLKEYFDVVFTYNFAFGENYKLENKTFVVTTSVGSGTAQYSKTGSNKFTVEEILNSFEATANYVKMNYKKPFIVYESFVISDEKLQESAKDYLTYIKELSK; encoded by the coding sequence ATGAAAAAAGTTTTAATCAACGTAGTTCATCCAAAATTAGAAGCAGAATCAAGAGTAAATAAAACTTTAATTGATTTCGTACAAAATGAATCTGAAATAACAGTAAATAATCTTTATAGTAAATATCCAGATTTTAAAATAGATGTTGAAGCTGAACAAAAGCTTTTATTAGAAAATGATATTATTATTTTTCAATTTCCAATGTATTGGTTAAGTTCACCATCACTTTTAAAAGAGTATTTTGATGTGGTTTTTACATATAATTTTGCATTTGGTGAAAATTATAAATTAGAAAATAAAACTTTTGTAGTAACAACAAGTGTTGGAAGTGGAACAGCACAATATAGTAAAACAGGAAGTAATAAATTTACAGTTGAAGAGATTTTAAACTCATTTGAAGCAACAGCAAATTATGTGAAAATGAACTATAAAAAACCATTTATTGTTTATGAATCTTTCGTAATAAGTGATGAAAAACTTCAAGAATCAGCAAAAGATTATTTAACTTATATTAAAGAATTATCAAAATAG
- a CDS encoding winged helix-turn-helix transcriptional regulator: protein MIELNGKIYECPSQIPMDLADDKWKFLILWNLSTKDLRISELAEKISDISQRTLSRKLKDLEKVSLVKRVVFAEVPPKVEYSLTIHGKRLLEVFEIMSKWGEQYAKEMGAKID from the coding sequence ATGATTGAATTAAATGGGAAAATATATGAATGTCCAAGTCAAATTCCAATGGATTTAGCTGATGATAAATGGAAATTTTTAATACTTTGGAATTTATCAACAAAAGATTTAAGAATAAGTGAATTAGCTGAAAAAATAAGTGATATTTCTCAAAGAACACTTAGTAGAAAATTAAAAGATTTAGAAAAAGTATCTTTAGTAAAAAGAGTTGTCTTTGCTGAAGTTCCACCAAAAGTTGAATATTCTTTAACAATACATGGAAAAAGATTGCTAGAAGTATTTGAAATAATGAGTAAGTGGGGAGAACAGTATGCAAAAGAGATGGGAGCAAAAATAGATTAA
- a CDS encoding FecR family protein, with the protein MKESIEEKAAYFFTCKKDGFTKNQEKEFLFWIDENIEHKKAFEKLERLQLLCSSLSKSTKERISQEVHQSIKSRKALKKTNLLKIVASVIFILGATLFTINEYLNFGIKHIYTSNKELRDIVLPDGSKVILDAKTKLDIKYYSDKREVNISEGKALFEVSSNPNKPFIVNADMIKVEVLGTNFEVKNEKDKIAVDVISGKVKVEQNKNDEFQQLAILTQGKHISFDKQSSKTVLKDIDIKNIASWKDGVLFFQDYSLQKAIDEFKKYKDIDIVIQKDIQKYSISGSFGIDDIDKFIFALSKIYPIKVDKKGNSIYIYKKF; encoded by the coding sequence ATGAAAGAAAGTATAGAAGAAAAAGCAGCCTATTTTTTTACCTGTAAAAAAGATGGTTTTACTAAAAATCAAGAAAAAGAGTTTCTCTTTTGGATAGATGAAAATATTGAACACAAAAAAGCTTTTGAAAAGCTAGAAAGATTACAACTTTTATGCTCTTCTTTATCAAAAAGTACAAAAGAGAGAATCTCACAAGAGGTTCATCAAAGTATAAAAAGTAGAAAAGCTCTAAAAAAAACAAATCTTTTAAAAATTGTAGCTTCTGTTATTTTTATATTAGGAGCAACTCTATTTACTATAAATGAATACTTAAATTTTGGTATAAAACATATATATACAAGTAACAAAGAGCTAAGAGATATAGTTTTACCTGATGGTTCAAAAGTGATTTTAGATGCAAAAACAAAACTGGATATAAAATATTATAGTGATAAAAGAGAGGTAAATATCAGTGAAGGGAAAGCTCTTTTTGAAGTTTCTTCAAATCCAAATAAACCTTTTATAGTTAATGCAGATATGATAAAAGTAGAGGTTTTAGGTACAAATTTTGAAGTAAAAAATGAAAAAGATAAAATAGCTGTTGATGTAATAAGTGGAAAAGTAAAAGTAGAACAAAATAAAAATGATGAGTTTCAACAACTAGCAATTTTAACTCAAGGTAAACATATCTCTTTTGATAAACAAAGTAGCAAAACTGTATTGAAAGATATAGATATAAAAAATATTGCTTCATGGAAAGATGGAGTTCTATTTTTCCAAGACTACTCTTTACAAAAAGCTATAGATGAGTTTAAAAAATATAAAGACATAGATATCGTAATTCAAAAAGATATTCAAAAATATTCTATAAGTGGCTCTTTTGGAATAGATGATATAGATAAATTTATATTTGCTTTATCAAAAATATATCCTATAAAAGTCGATAAAAAAGGTAATTCTATCTATATTTATAAGAAGTTCTAA
- a CDS encoding RNA polymerase sigma factor — MLRYYKELLLYVQKMTKDKQQALEIIQETYTKTLEAQKNIVIENERAFLYKVAKNLTFNESRKIKNKEFIEYEEEKFFCSKDEQPDEILLEAKKEELLLEALESLPKHLKEVFVLHFFDGYDKKQIATILNLNLNTVQKYVINATTQLTKYIEEKEWN, encoded by the coding sequence ATGTTAAGATACTATAAAGAGTTACTTTTATATGTTCAAAAAATGACAAAAGATAAACAACAAGCTTTAGAGATAATACAAGAAACTTATACAAAAACTTTAGAGGCACAAAAAAATATAGTTATAGAAAATGAAAGAGCTTTTTTATATAAAGTTGCTAAAAATTTGACTTTTAATGAATCAAGAAAGATAAAAAATAAAGAGTTTATCGAATATGAAGAAGAGAAGTTTTTTTGCTCAAAAGATGAACAACCAGATGAAATTTTATTAGAAGCCAAAAAAGAGGAGTTACTCTTAGAAGCTTTAGAGAGTTTACCAAAACATTTAAAAGAGGTTTTTGTTTTACATTTCTTTGATGGATATGATAAAAAACAAATAGCAACTATCTTAAATCTCAATTTAAATACAGTACAAAAATATGTTATAAATGCTACTACACAACTTACAAAGTATATAGAAGAGAAAGAGTGGAATTAA
- a CDS encoding Kae1-like domain-containing protein: MKLIYKIEYDSTSFYFKRLIDELIITSKIEANTKQYFGFILIFIDDELENIEKFFLNLEKNLPYSMFLKKSYLIEELNEDIKELEDKNIKESFEILTNQKVKEILQNSNFDFLSQIVSLSRGEIVDFEEKNLFLPNKTLLEEFENSDLEVKLLLTNSQILSDFFIIENEELNLLCSIERPLVKLKLKNIDENISKSGYIFTRLVNCTKEIELSKAFKEQKIDYILYTTKKQELKACSFEENSIIIYDDKTLYPKYDYRKDKIFNSSKEYLDSFSNIYQAVLCEHNLLNINSIGVYFSLNSKNSFVDIKTLNEEKRVIYIPDIQTNIDSILEDISSMDENCKRLVDNFLKKFPYAKEIKLSSTNGFATIIEAIAKLLNLSNIKEFEELALNSGYVNALQIDMKLIKIDNKNYLDYRKIIQSIMSYKMANVDNETLSFSFYEFLAEFLIDYLREIARKTEAKYIVFCGDIFVNRQLFHKVYKELSKKYKIILPKQYPIDY; the protein is encoded by the coding sequence ATGAAACTAATCTATAAAATAGAGTATGATTCAACATCTTTTTATTTTAAAAGATTAATAGATGAGCTTATAATTACTTCAAAAATAGAAGCAAATACAAAACAATATTTTGGATTTATCTTAATTTTTATAGATGATGAACTAGAAAATATAGAAAAATTTTTCTTAAATTTAGAGAAAAATCTTCCATACTCTATGTTCTTAAAAAAGTCATATTTAATTGAAGAGTTAAATGAAGATATAAAAGAGCTTGAAGATAAAAATATAAAAGAGAGTTTTGAAATTTTAACAAATCAAAAAGTTAAAGAGATTTTACAAAACTCTAATTTTGATTTTTTAAGTCAAATTGTAAGCTTAAGTCGTGGGGAAATAGTTGATTTTGAAGAAAAAAATCTATTTTTACCAAATAAAACTTTACTAGAAGAGTTTGAAAATAGCGATTTAGAAGTAAAACTACTACTTACAAATAGTCAAATTTTAAGTGATTTTTTCATAATTGAAAATGAAGAGTTAAATCTTTTATGCTCAATAGAGCGACCATTAGTTAAATTAAAACTAAAAAATATAGATGAAAATATCTCAAAAAGTGGATATATTTTTACAAGACTTGTAAATTGTACAAAAGAGATTGAACTTTCTAAAGCCTTTAAAGAGCAAAAAATTGATTATATTTTATATACAACTAAAAAACAGGAGTTAAAAGCTTGTAGTTTTGAAGAAAATAGTATTATTATTTACGATGATAAAACTTTGTATCCAAAATATGATTATAGAAAAGATAAAATTTTTAACTCTTCAAAAGAGTATTTAGACTCCTTTTCAAATATTTATCAAGCAGTTTTATGCGAACATAATCTTTTAAATATAAACTCTATTGGAGTATATTTTTCACTAAATTCAAAAAATAGTTTTGTAGATATAAAAACTTTAAATGAAGAAAAAAGAGTTATTTATATTCCTGATATTCAAACAAATATAGACTCAATATTAGAAGATATCTCTTCTATGGATGAAAATTGTAAAAGATTAGTTGATAATTTTTTAAAGAAATTTCCTTATGCAAAAGAGATAAAACTATCTTCAACTAATGGTTTTGCAACAATTATAGAAGCAATAGCAAAACTTTTAAATCTATCAAATATAAAAGAGTTTGAAGAGTTAGCACTAAATAGTGGATATGTAAATGCTCTTCAAATAGATATGAAATTAATCAAAATTGATAATAAAAACTATTTGGATTATAGAAAAATTATTCAATCAATTATGTCATACAAAATGGCAAATGTAGATAATGAAACACTTAGTTTCTCTTTTTATGAGTTTTTAGCAGAGTTTTTAATAGATTATTTAAGAGAAATAGCAAGAAAAACTGAGGCAAAATATATTGTTTTTTGTGGAGATATATTTGTAAATAGACAACTCTTTCATAAGGTTTATAAAGAGCTTAGCAAAAAATATAAAATAATCCTACCAAAACAATACCCTATTGACTACTAA
- a CDS encoding HyaD/HybD family hydrogenase maturation endopeptidase, with the protein MKDTIIIGVGNMLFKDEGIGIYASEYIKQNYEFSDNLEIIDGGTLGFKLMAYFQEYKNVIILDTVSINDEAGSIFRLPSDVLLGLGKYRKTAHEVEIVEMLEIVSVLDSHANVTIIGIVPQDIQSVEIGLTKQMEEKFPLFINTALKEIEDLGFNLTKKDDLNVENIVKSLIGSYNGSHLTRIPNEEDFTHETNL; encoded by the coding sequence ATGAAAGATACAATTATTATTGGTGTTGGGAATATGCTCTTTAAAGATGAGGGTATAGGAATTTATGCAAGTGAATATATAAAACAAAACTATGAATTTAGTGATAATTTAGAGATAATTGATGGTGGAACATTGGGATTTAAACTAATGGCATATTTTCAAGAGTATAAAAATGTCATTATTTTAGATACTGTATCTATCAATGATGAGGCAGGAAGTATATTTAGACTTCCTAGTGATGTTTTATTGGGACTTGGAAAATATAGAAAAACAGCTCACGAAGTTGAAATTGTTGAGATGTTAGAGATAGTTTCAGTTTTAGACTCTCATGCAAATGTAACAATTATAGGAATAGTTCCACAAGATATACAAAGCGTTGAAATAGGGCTTACAAAACAAATGGAAGAGAAATTCCCACTTTTTATAAATACTGCTTTAAAAGAGATAGAAGATTTAGGCTTTAATCTTACTAAAAAAGATGATTTAAATGTTGAAAATATTGTAAAGAGTTTAATTGGAAGTTACAATGGCTCACATCTAACTAGAATTCCAAATGAAGAAGATTTTACTCATGAAACTAATCTATAA
- a CDS encoding cytochrome b/b6 domain-containing protein → MSKNREIKRMTATMRIVHWVTFFSMIIAVITGLYIGHPYYQTFIADPAVDKYVMAWNRWAHFIVAIIFDVTAILVGYLYFFSRFEKPYKKLIPTKTNLVEFFEVFLNLITLNRRKKFDSSHSDSFNIVFFTIFHLLLIFMLFTGLQLYVHGLAAGLSSIGAWWPAMLHLVTDWTLYLFGGNMGVRVAHHYAMYFILVWVMFHIYYQIWRTVFWKEGDIAIVFGGSKFVKEEEK, encoded by the coding sequence ATGTCTAAAAATAGAGAAATAAAAAGAATGACTGCAACTATGAGAATAGTTCATTGGGTAACTTTCTTTAGTATGATTATTGCAGTAATTACAGGTTTATATATAGGACATCCATATTACCAAACATTTATAGCTGATCCAGCAGTAGATAAATATGTTATGGCTTGGAATAGATGGGCTCACTTTATAGTAGCAATTATTTTTGATGTAACTGCTATTTTAGTTGGGTATTTATACTTCTTTTCAAGATTTGAAAAACCATATAAAAAATTAATCCCTACAAAAACAAATCTTGTAGAGTTTTTTGAGGTATTTTTAAATCTAATTACACTTAATAGAAGAAAAAAGTTTGACTCAAGCCATAGTGATAGTTTTAATATTGTATTTTTTACAATATTTCACCTATTATTGATATTTATGCTCTTTACTGGACTTCAACTTTATGTTCATGGACTTGCAGCTGGGCTTAGTTCAATTGGAGCTTGGTGGCCAGCTATGCTTCACTTAGTAACTGATTGGACTTTATATCTTTTTGGTGGAAATATGGGAGTTAGAGTTGCTCATCACTATGCTATGTATTTTATATTAGTTTGGGTAATGTTTCATATTTACTATCAAATTTGGCGAACAGTTTTTTGGAAAGAGGGCGATATTGCCATTGTTTTTGGTGGAAGTAAGTTTGTAAAAGAAGAGGAGAAATAA
- a CDS encoding nickel-dependent hydrogenase large subunit, which produces MTKKHLVVDPITRIEGHLRIEAIIDENNVITDAFSSSTMFRGIEEILKGRDPRDCGLLAMRICGVCTGTHYQRSIEAVENAFNVTIPKNARLVRNLIQGALYLHDHVVHFYHLHALDWVDITKALEADPKATVAEAQKWASVSGQRAWNASEDVYIQVKERVVKYIKQGRLGIFGNAYWGSEGFKLTPEQNLIGLSHYLDALELQRELAKMMAIFGGKNPHPQSFVVGGVTCVQDIKNPARIAEFKQLLKKGRKFIKEAYLSDIYMAGTMYGEEALNGTGGGLGNYMTYGGFNLDDLPFYKSKKLFPTGIVKNRDLSKVYELDETKITEDVTHAWYEGNTNLHPFDGVTKPNYTGFGKKENNIAYLDTQNKYSWIKSPLYNDERMEVGPLARMIVGFASNDERIKKYVTNFLTNANLPATVLFSTVGRTAARAIESELMADIMMEWVDELALNVANGDLSTWTEFDFNTVAKDTKGFGLEEAPRGALGHWVKIKDGKVANYQTVVPSTWNAAPRDYKGRMGAYESALIGTKVANVEQPLEILRTIHSFDPCIACAVHLIDTNGKELGVYKVNPI; this is translated from the coding sequence ATGACAAAGAAACATTTAGTAGTAGATCCAATCACAAGGATTGAAGGGCATCTTAGAATTGAAGCAATTATAGATGAAAACAATGTTATAACTGATGCTTTTTCATCTTCTACAATGTTTAGAGGAATAGAAGAAATTTTAAAAGGAAGAGACCCTAGAGATTGTGGATTACTTGCTATGAGAATTTGTGGAGTTTGTACAGGAACTCACTATCAAAGAAGTATTGAAGCTGTTGAAAATGCTTTTAATGTAACTATTCCCAAAAATGCAAGATTAGTTCGAAACCTTATTCAAGGTGCTTTATATCTACACGACCATGTGGTTCATTTTTATCATCTTCATGCTCTTGATTGGGTTGATATTACAAAAGCTTTAGAAGCTGACCCAAAAGCAACTGTTGCTGAAGCTCAAAAATGGGCTAGTGTAAGTGGACAAAGAGCTTGGAATGCAAGTGAAGATGTATATATTCAAGTAAAAGAGAGAGTTGTTAAATATATAAAACAAGGAAGACTTGGAATTTTTGGAAATGCTTATTGGGGAAGTGAAGGGTTTAAACTAACTCCTGAACAGAACTTAATAGGACTTTCTCACTATCTTGATGCTCTTGAACTTCAAAGAGAGTTAGCAAAAATGATGGCTATTTTTGGAGGGAAAAATCCTCATCCACAATCTTTTGTTGTTGGTGGAGTTACTTGTGTACAAGATATTAAAAATCCTGCAAGAATTGCTGAATTTAAACAACTCTTAAAAAAAGGAAGAAAATTTATAAAAGAGGCTTATCTAAGTGATATTTATATGGCTGGAACTATGTATGGTGAAGAGGCATTAAATGGAACTGGAGGAGGATTAGGAAACTATATGACTTATGGTGGATTTAATCTTGATGATTTACCATTTTATAAATCAAAAAAATTATTCCCTACAGGAATTGTAAAAAACAGAGATTTAAGTAAAGTTTATGAACTAGATGAGACAAAAATCACTGAAGATGTAACTCATGCTTGGTATGAGGGAAATACAAATCTTCACCCATTTGATGGAGTTACAAAACCAAACTATACTGGTTTTGGAAAAAAAGAGAATAATATTGCTTATTTAGATACACAAAATAAATACTCTTGGATTAAATCTCCACTTTACAATGATGAGAGAATGGAAGTAGGTCCACTAGCTAGAATGATTGTTGGGTTTGCAAGTAATGATGAGAGAATTAAAAAATACGTTACAAATTTTCTAACAAATGCAAATCTTCCAGCAACAGTTCTATTTTCAACAGTTGGAAGAACAGCAGCAAGAGCAATAGAGAGTGAATTAATGGCTGATATTATGATGGAGTGGGTAGATGAATTAGCTTTAAATGTTGCAAATGGAGATCTATCTACATGGACAGAGTTTGATTTTAATACAGTTGCAAAAGATACAAAAGGTTTTGGACTTGAAGAGGCTCCAAGAGGTGCATTAGGACATTGGGTAAAAATCAAAGATGGAAAAGTAGCAAACTATCAAACAGTTGTTCCTTCAACTTGGAATGCAGCACCAAGAGATTATAAAGGAAGAATGGGAGCTTATGAATCTGCTTTAATTGGTACAAAAGTAGCAAATGTTGAGCAACCTTTAGAAATTTTAAGAACTATTCATAGTTTTGATCCATGTATTGCTTGTGCAGTTCACCTAATTGATACAAATGGTAAAGAGCTTGGTGTTTATAAAGTAAATCCAATTTAA